One window of the Janthinobacterium sp. PAMC25594 genome contains the following:
- a CDS encoding alpha-hydroxy acid oxidase, translating into MSIITCIEDLRVLAQKRVPRMFYDYADSGSWTESTYRANNSDFAKIKFRQRVAVNLENRSLASTMVGQAVSMPVALSPTGLTGMQHADGEILAAQAAEKFGVPFTLSTMSICSIEDVAANTTKPFWFQLYVMKDREFINRLIDRAKAAKCGALVLTLDLQVLGQRHKDLRNGLSAPPKLTIPNILNMATKPRWVAGMLGTKRRGFGNIVGHATSVSDMSSLSAWTQQQFDLSLSWADVEWIKQRWGGKLIIKGIMDPEDARLAVNSGADALIVSNHGGRQLDGAQSSIEALPAIVDAVGCQIEVHMDGGIRSGQDVIKAVALGAKGVYIGRPFLYGLGAMGGPGVSKCLDIIRNELDLTMAFCGLRDLQQVDKKILLPGTF; encoded by the coding sequence ATGAGTATCATCACCTGCATCGAAGACTTGCGCGTGCTGGCCCAGAAACGGGTGCCGCGCATGTTTTACGACTACGCCGATTCCGGTTCCTGGACGGAATCGACGTACCGCGCCAACAACAGCGATTTCGCCAAGATCAAGTTCCGCCAGCGCGTGGCCGTCAACCTGGAAAACCGCAGCCTGGCTTCGACCATGGTCGGACAGGCCGTTTCCATGCCGGTGGCCCTGTCGCCCACGGGCTTGACGGGCATGCAGCATGCGGATGGCGAAATTCTCGCGGCCCAGGCCGCTGAAAAATTCGGCGTGCCGTTCACCCTGTCGACCATGAGCATCTGCTCGATCGAGGACGTGGCGGCGAACACGACGAAACCGTTCTGGTTCCAGCTGTACGTGATGAAAGACCGCGAATTCATCAACCGCCTGATCGACCGCGCCAAGGCGGCCAAGTGCGGCGCGCTCGTATTGACGCTGGACTTGCAGGTGCTGGGACAGCGCCACAAGGACTTGCGCAACGGCCTGTCCGCGCCGCCCAAGCTGACCATTCCGAACATCCTCAACATGGCCACCAAGCCGCGCTGGGTGGCGGGCATGCTGGGCACGAAACGGCGCGGCTTCGGCAACATCGTCGGCCACGCCACGTCCGTGTCGGACATGTCGTCGCTGTCGGCCTGGACGCAGCAGCAGTTCGACCTGAGCCTGTCGTGGGCCGACGTGGAATGGATCAAGCAGCGCTGGGGTGGCAAACTCATCATCAAGGGCATCATGGACCCGGAAGACGCGCGCCTGGCCGTCAACAGCGGCGCCGACGCGCTGATCGTCTCGAACCACGGTGGGCGCCAGCTCGACGGCGCGCAATCGTCGATCGAAGCCTTGCCCGCCATCGTCGACGCCGTCGGCTGCCAGATCGAAGTGCACATGGACGGCGGCATCCGCTCGGGCCAGGACGTGATCAAGGCCGTGGCGCTGGGCGCCAAGGGCGTCTACATCGGCCGCCCGTTTTTATACGGCCTGGGCGCCATGGGCGGCCCGGGCGTGAGCAAATGCCTGGACATTATCCGCAATGAGCTCGACCTGACGATGGCGTTTTGCGGCTTGCGCGACTTGCAACAGGTGGATAAAAAAATCCTGCTGCCGGGCACGTTTTAA
- a CDS encoding DUF6624 domain-containing protein: MPRLTFAILLCWSAHAGAFELSGTIRSNGPPLPPVITIVAERMHGEPRIHGTVENGRYRIDVPEGATLVLLLQSPDWEAEPKLIFSAATAGALDFLLYPAAVPEAALAAELRTMEQEDQALRPGFPPTGPDLATRQRMLATDKAREQRLRQIIASKGWPTQTMVGYKAAGSAWLIAQHGSELFLKSSLPLMRAAAARGEITPSKLALAIDRDLSNDKLPQLYGSQFRTDSTGKTVPFPIDDPQRLEQRRASMGMEPYAQYRQLFE; encoded by the coding sequence ATGCCACGCCTGACCTTCGCCATCCTGCTGTGCTGGAGCGCCCATGCGGGCGCCTTCGAACTGAGCGGCACCATCCGCAGCAACGGCCCGCCGTTGCCGCCAGTCATCACCATCGTTGCCGAGCGCATGCACGGCGAGCCGCGGATACATGGCACGGTCGAAAATGGCCGCTACCGCATTGACGTACCGGAAGGCGCCACACTGGTACTGCTCTTGCAATCGCCCGACTGGGAAGCGGAACCCAAGCTCATCTTCAGCGCGGCCACGGCGGGCGCGCTGGACTTCCTGCTGTATCCGGCCGCGGTGCCCGAAGCGGCGCTGGCAGCGGAATTACGGACCATGGAACAGGAAGACCAGGCCCTGCGCCCGGGATTCCCGCCAACGGGGCCGGACCTGGCCACACGCCAGCGCATGCTGGCCACGGATAAGGCACGTGAGCAACGCTTGCGGCAAATCATCGCCAGCAAGGGCTGGCCCACGCAAACGATGGTGGGCTACAAGGCGGCGGGCAGCGCCTGGCTGATCGCCCAGCATGGCTCGGAACTTTTTCTGAAAAGCAGTCTGCCACTGATGCGCGCAGCAGCGGCACGGGGGGAGATCACGCCATCGAAGCTCGCACTGGCGATCGACCGCGACTTGAGCAATGACAAGCTGCCGCAGCTGTACGGCAGCCAGTTCCGCACGGATAGCACCGGCAAGACGGTCCCCTTCCCCATCGACGATCCGCAGCGGCTGGAGCAGCGCCGCGCCAGCATGGGCATGGAACCGTATGCGCAGTACCGGCAATTGTTCGAGTAA
- a CDS encoding ATP-binding protein yields the protein MQTTSSTPVTPTLHLVCGKIASGKSTLTARLASAPHTVRISEDSLLAQLYPGQIASLADYVACAARLRAAIAPLALQLLRAGVSVVLDFPANTPASRAWMRELFQQAGAPHVLHYLDVPDDACKARLRQRNASGLHPFSTSDAQFDEITRHFVPPAASEGFNLVRVTA from the coding sequence ATGCAAACCACTTCCAGCACCCCCGTTACCCCCACCCTGCACCTCGTGTGCGGCAAGATTGCGTCCGGCAAATCCACCCTGACGGCCCGGCTGGCCAGCGCACCGCACACGGTGCGCATCAGCGAAGACAGCCTGCTGGCGCAGCTGTATCCGGGCCAGATCGCCAGCCTGGCCGACTATGTGGCCTGCGCGGCGCGGCTGCGCGCGGCCATCGCGCCTCTGGCCCTGCAACTGCTGCGGGCGGGCGTGTCCGTCGTGCTCGATTTCCCCGCGAATACGCCCGCCAGCCGCGCCTGGATGCGCGAGCTGTTCCAGCAGGCGGGCGCACCGCACGTGCTGCATTACTTGGACGTGCCAGACGACGCATGCAAGGCGCGCTTGCGCCAGCGCAATGCCAGCGGGCTGCACCCGTTTTCCACCAGCGACGCGCAATTTGATGAGATTACTCGCCACTTCGTGCCGCCCGCCGCATCGGAAGGTTTTAACCTCGTGCGGGTGACGGCTTAA
- a CDS encoding GNAT family N-acetyltransferase, which produces MAYTKILTTERLILRKPQPSDEAAQFAMHADPEVMRYFSEPPWTDASRATRQIAEDSAAFEKEEFFRFAVELKATGEYLGSCSLFSEHRQNRRAEIGYALGRPYWGRGYMHEALSALLEFAFVERDLNRLEADIDPHNAGSASALERQGFNKEGFLPERWIVGGHVSDSALYGLLRREWEARRLQAG; this is translated from the coding sequence ATGGCTTACACGAAAATCCTCACCACTGAACGCCTGATCCTGCGCAAGCCGCAGCCATCCGATGAAGCGGCCCAATTCGCCATGCATGCCGACCCCGAAGTGATGCGCTATTTCAGCGAGCCGCCGTGGACCGATGCCAGCCGCGCCACGCGCCAGATTGCCGAAGACAGCGCCGCTTTCGAGAAAGAGGAATTCTTCCGCTTCGCCGTCGAGCTGAAAGCGACGGGCGAATACCTGGGCAGCTGCAGCCTGTTTTCCGAACACCGGCAGAACCGCCGCGCCGAAATCGGCTACGCGCTGGGCCGTCCGTACTGGGGCCGTGGCTATATGCACGAAGCCTTGTCGGCGCTGCTCGAATTCGCCTTCGTCGAGCGCGACCTGAACCGCCTGGAAGCCGACATCGACCCGCATAACGCCGGTTCGGCCAGCGCCCTGGAGCGCCAGGGTTTCAACAAGGAAGGCTTCCTGCCCGAACGCTGGATCGTGGGGGGCCACGTCAGCGATTCGGCGCTGTACGGCTTGCTGCGGCGCGAGTGGGAAGCGCGGCGTTTGCAAGCAGGATAA
- a CDS encoding CPBP family intramembrane glutamic endopeptidase — translation MSIPRIHLTMPLAIGALAIWLALSMGGRWLEAAGYALPGAAVTGRIGLSWALAAVFALALLLASGQRRAAGLCAPQPWKSTWLVWPPLLYALLMLLLAWAGGWPQPRVLLIVACNAALVAISEELMFRAILLQGMLDRYAVWPAVLMSSALFGLAHLANGLATGDVSGAVWQAVAATLQGVGYAAIRLRTRSVWPMVLVHGLWDYALVTATLPNPAEDGASILPTIALLAVLPLCLYGVYLLRPSQRAAISELQR, via the coding sequence ATGTCCATCCCCAGAATCCACCTCACCATGCCGCTCGCCATCGGCGCACTGGCCATCTGGCTGGCCCTGAGCATGGGCGGCCGCTGGCTGGAAGCGGCCGGCTACGCCTTGCCGGGCGCAGCCGTCACCGGCCGTATCGGCCTGTCGTGGGCGCTGGCCGCCGTGTTCGCACTGGCGCTGCTGCTGGCGTCCGGCCAGCGCCGCGCGGCGGGCCTGTGCGCGCCGCAGCCATGGAAAAGCACGTGGCTGGTCTGGCCACCGCTGCTGTATGCCTTGCTGATGTTGCTGCTGGCCTGGGCGGGCGGCTGGCCGCAGCCGCGCGTGCTGCTGATCGTGGCGTGCAATGCGGCGCTGGTGGCCATCTCGGAAGAACTGATGTTCCGCGCCATCTTGCTGCAGGGCATGCTGGACCGCTACGCCGTCTGGCCCGCCGTTTTGATGTCCTCGGCGCTGTTCGGCCTGGCCCACTTGGCCAACGGCCTGGCCACGGGCGACGTCAGCGGCGCCGTGTGGCAAGCCGTCGCCGCCACCCTGCAAGGCGTCGGCTATGCGGCCATCCGCCTGCGCACCCGCTCGGTATGGCCGATGGTCCTCGTGCATGGACTATGGGACTACGCGCTGGTGACGGCCACCTTGCCCAACCCGGCCGAAGACGGCGCATCGATCCTGCCGACTATCGCCCTGCTGGCCGTGCTGCCCCTGTGCCTGTATGGCGTCTACCTGCTGCGCCCCAGCCAGCGGGCGGCCATATCTGAACTGCAACGATAA
- a CDS encoding AraC family transcriptional regulator yields MTPLFEQVTIPTGHSWGLLWRELDTIPFIWHYHPQFELTLTVNARGQRYIGDHLGDFEPGDLVLLGPNLPHTWSASERIDGAQPMLAVVVWFSLEWVERLAACFPELHGLRQLAARAGPALHFSADMSARSADKLLQLNALPVPQRLPLLLDVLLDLAGDTGARPLASMAQAPLPDGQHKRMASVFDFMHAHFREEIALETLAPKAALSLGAFHRCFKRHAHCTPGEYLARLRIGRACQQLIESNLAIAVIAQEAGYRNLAHFNRQFRAARHVTPRAFRRQYRHGATGAT; encoded by the coding sequence ATGACGCCTTTATTCGAACAAGTCACGATACCGACGGGCCACTCCTGGGGCTTGCTGTGGCGCGAACTCGACACCATTCCCTTCATCTGGCATTACCACCCGCAGTTCGAACTGACCCTCACAGTGAATGCCCGGGGACAACGCTACATCGGCGACCACCTGGGCGACTTCGAGCCGGGCGACCTGGTGCTGCTGGGGCCGAATTTGCCGCATACGTGGTCGGCCAGCGAGCGCATCGACGGCGCGCAGCCGATGCTGGCCGTCGTCGTATGGTTTTCGCTGGAATGGGTGGAACGGCTGGCGGCCTGTTTTCCCGAGTTGCACGGCTTGCGGCAACTGGCGGCCCGCGCCGGTCCCGCCCTGCATTTTTCAGCGGACATGAGCGCGCGCAGCGCAGATAAACTGCTGCAACTGAACGCCCTGCCCGTACCGCAGCGCTTGCCGCTGCTGCTCGACGTGCTGCTGGATCTGGCCGGCGATACGGGCGCGCGGCCGCTGGCCTCGATGGCGCAGGCGCCGCTGCCCGATGGGCAGCACAAGCGCATGGCCAGCGTGTTTGATTTCATGCACGCGCATTTCCGGGAAGAGATCGCACTGGAAACCCTGGCGCCGAAGGCGGCACTGTCGCTGGGCGCGTTTCACCGCTGTTTCAAGCGCCACGCGCATTGCACGCCGGGCGAGTACCTGGCGCGGCTGCGCATCGGCCGCGCCTGCCAACAGCTGATCGAGAGCAATCTCGCCATCGCCGTCATCGCGCAAGAGGCGGGCTACCGCAACCTCGCGCATTTCAACCGCCAGTTCCGCGCCGCCAGGCACGTCACGCCGCGCGCGTTTCGCCGGCAATACCGGCACGGCGCCACGGGCGCAACATAA
- a CDS encoding phytanoyl-CoA dioxygenase family protein, which produces MQDKYQYGEDRPGNPSVAYTEQTQLRDIEKQLPLRVLSDSDFLHWQTYGYVIVKDAVSPEQVRRTTDFLWEFQGLDQHDPATWNRDQLRDHAMKELNGSGMVEAYHHQTLWDNRQTQRVYDAFVDIWDRQDLWVTIDRANLNTPNHGKRKFSGFIHWDADTTLDPLPVNVQGVLALSDTSPESGGFQCYPELFNNLLAWRKTVPLDRNPWQPDLATVPYPMQFIAMKKGELLIFNSLLAHGIRPNTSTDQVRLAQYISFTPAQQDNQALRDWRVQSWRERSAPQGYAFPGDPEEKEKLCYPQARLTALGERILGARDW; this is translated from the coding sequence ATGCAAGACAAATATCAATACGGCGAAGACCGTCCCGGCAACCCGTCCGTGGCCTATACAGAGCAAACCCAGTTGCGCGACATCGAGAAACAGCTGCCCCTGCGCGTGCTGTCCGACAGCGATTTTTTACACTGGCAAACCTACGGCTACGTCATCGTCAAAGATGCCGTGTCGCCCGAGCAAGTGCGGCGCACAACAGATTTCCTGTGGGAGTTCCAGGGACTCGACCAGCATGATCCCGCCACCTGGAACCGGGACCAGTTGCGCGACCATGCGATGAAGGAACTCAACGGCTCCGGCATGGTCGAGGCCTATCACCACCAGACCCTGTGGGACAACCGCCAGACCCAACGCGTCTATGACGCCTTCGTCGACATCTGGGACCGTCAGGATTTGTGGGTGACCATCGACCGCGCCAACCTGAACACGCCGAACCATGGCAAACGCAAGTTTAGCGGTTTCATCCACTGGGATGCGGACACCACGCTCGACCCGCTGCCCGTCAACGTGCAGGGCGTGCTGGCCCTGTCCGACACCTCGCCCGAGAGCGGCGGTTTTCAATGCTATCCGGAACTGTTCAACAATTTGCTCGCGTGGCGCAAGACGGTGCCGCTCGACCGCAATCCGTGGCAGCCGGACCTGGCGACGGTGCCGTACCCGATGCAATTCATCGCCATGAAGAAGGGAGAACTGTTGATCTTCAACAGCCTGCTGGCGCACGGCATCCGCCCGAACACGTCCACGGACCAGGTGCGCCTGGCGCAATATATTTCCTTCACGCCAGCCCAGCAAGACAACCAGGCCTTGCGCGACTGGCGGGTGCAAAGCTGGCGCGAGCGCAGCGCGCCACAAGGTTATGCGTTTCCCGGCGACCCCGAGGAAAAGGAAAAGCTGTGCTATCCGCAGGCGCGTTTGACTGCGCTGGGCGAGCGGATCCTTGGCGCGCGCGACTGGTAA